The Primulina eburnea isolate SZY01 chromosome 6, ASM2296580v1, whole genome shotgun sequence genome contains a region encoding:
- the LOC140834469 gene encoding basic leucine zipper 9-like has translation MESKKPGFNGGSVFAGCGDMKKSDSLLALREFFSSEDEKKIHHKVEIFGGSDHGLFDMENSDHNIPLPFRSSEILREFSGSNSLADASFWSQDLYPNLSNASATIVSKSSCVDSPLSSINPKGQDNQTIGPSSGSSHEQSDDDGLETEAGPCVESTDHVDIKRIRRMASNRQSAQRSRKRKQAHLSELEQQVEQLRVENSSLFKQLTDASQQFKDSSTNNRVLKSDVEALRAKVKLAEDLVTRGSLTSSLSHLLQNYLNTTPQAYVHNHMNRMDNLSQIMTGCGDENSHNYSAITDSRIINGLENVDTLGGNAANGVIGVPAGRVPDIWSWSPHVVPVSK, from the exons ATGGAAAGTAAAAAACCAGGCTTTAATGGCGGTTCTGTCTTCGCAGGTTGCGGTGACATGAAAAAAAGCGATTCATTATTGGCGCTTCGTGAGTTCTTTTCTTCAGAAGATGAGAAGAAAATACACCACAAAGTTGAGATCTTTGGAGGGTCTGATCATGGTTTATTTGATATGGAAAATAGTGACCATAACATCCCACTTCCTTTCCGGAGTTCG gAAATTTTAAGAGAATTCTCAGGTTCCAATTCTCTGGCAGACGCCTCATTCTGGTCTCAGGATCTTTATCCTAACCTGTCTAATGCTTCAGCGACAATTGTCTCCAAGTCATCGTGCG TCGATAGTCCATTATCCTCCATTAATCCCAAGGgtcaggataatcaaacaattgGACCAAGCAGTGGTTCCTCACATGAGCAATCGGATGACGATGGTCTAGAGACTGAAGCTGGACCTTGTGTAGAAAGCACAGATCACGTAGACATTAAGCGCATCAGAAG GATGGCTTCTAACAGGCAATCAGCTCAGCGTTCTAGAAAAAGAAAGCAAGCTCATTTATCCGAGCTCGAACAACAG GTCGAACAACTACGAGTTGAGAATTCGTCATTGTTCAAACAACTGACAGATGCTTCTCAGCAGTTTAAAGACTCCTCTACAAACAATCGAGTGCTTAAATCTGATGTAGAAGCTCTAAGAGCCAAG GTGAAACTAGCCGAAGATCTTGTGACTCGAGGCTCGCTGACCTCGAGTTTAAGCCATCTTCTTCAAAATTATCTGAACACTACGCCCCAAGCATACGTGCACAACCACATGAATAGGATGGATAATCTCTCCCAGATAATGACTGGCTGTGGAGAtgaaaattctcataattacaGTGCTATTACAGATTCACGCATTATTAATGGGCTGGAAAATGTTGATACGCTCGGGGGAAATGCCGCGAACGGAGTCATCGGAGTCCCTGCTGGTCGTGTGCCGGACATATGGTCTTGGTCACCACATGTTGTTCCAGTGTCTAAATGA
- the LOC140834470 gene encoding AIG2-like protein D gives MGTSNPATVSNVFVYGSLLSDDVVCALLSRVPPSSPAILPDHHRFSIKGRVYPAIIPVENKKVIGKVLIGITPPELYILDTFEDVEYERKTVDVLFNDGYEKLRTDTYVWQNKTDPNLYGEWDFEEWKQLHFEDFLKMTTKFKEELELPDSKTRVATYESFYQGIANNH, from the exons ATGGGCACAAGCAATCCAGCCACCGTTTCCAATGTCTTCGTCTACGGTAGCCTCCTCTCGGACGATGTCGTATGCGCGCTCTTGAGTCGCGTCCCTCCTTCTTCCCCTGCCATCCTACCCGACCA CCATAGGTTTAGCATCAAGGGGCGTGTTTACCCTGCAATCATTCCCGtcgaaaataagaaagttattggGAAG GTACTCATCGGCATCACCCCACCTGAACTTTATATTTTGGATACATTTGAGGATGTTGAATATGAGAGGAAGACTGTCGATGTTCTCTTTAAT GATGGCTATGAGAAGTTGAGAACGGATACATATGTTTGGCAAAATAAAACAGATCCAAACCTCTATGGCGAGTGGGATTTTGAG GAATGGAAGCAACTGCACTTTGAGGATTTCTTGAAGATGACAACCAAATTTAAGGAAGAATTGGAGCTACCTGATTCAAAGACGAGGGTTGCAACTTATGAATCATTTTATCAAGGAATAGCTAATAATCATTGA